The Triticum aestivum cultivar Chinese Spring chromosome 3A, IWGSC CS RefSeq v2.1, whole genome shotgun sequence genome includes a region encoding these proteins:
- the LOC123062992 gene encoding integrator complex subunit 9 homolog isoform X2, giving the protein MMGELVEMHSEFVRYYGPDTDVPPKWMQGEKLHKLLSSLQNIVIEDEGMDLAPLMPLYSAPNIEECMRKTQTVKYGEEVCFNGMLMLKASSSGLELGNCVWSIKGPRASITYLPSTMFVSAHALDCDYNSLKENDVILFSDFSSLNDMDENNENLGENAMLCDDSVLRDGGVDEDEDVQCLSKNDDIAEEIERISFICSCISDAIKSGGSVLIPIGRLGVILLILEHISETLLSSNMKVPIFMISGAAEKIISFTNAVPEWLCKPRQEKLFSREEEALFGHVELLKEGRLFLFPHLYSKGLLAAWKEPCIVFCPDWSLRHSTAVHLLRRWHADKRNLLILEEGVDSELTLKPFMPVAIQVLECSFLSGIKVRKVNPLLSVLKPKLVLFPEELKSRCPSKEDAPWSYLYYSKGKTMEIPNIREDFEVGLPTDFAFGLQPRQLDKAIAVARLRAKLHLSNGQYVLVAAPKDQSDQSMRQLLHWGAVDAARLLSALQEKGIACAFPADDDDSSAGCVRSILITSPAEALVKITSEKTMIYCDDENTTKQIYDALSSVCNGI; this is encoded by the exons ATGATGGGGGAGCTCGTGGAGATGCACTCTGAGTTTGTAAGGTACTACGGGCCAGATACGGATGTGCCACCCAAGTGGATGCAAGGGGAGAAACTCCATAAACTCCTGTCGTCGTTGCAGAATATAGTGATTGAAGATGAGGGAATGGATTTAGCTCCTTTGATGCCCCTTTACAG TGCCCCAAACATAGAAGAATGCATGCGAAAAACCCAGACTGTGAAATACGGAGAGGAGGTCTGCTtcaatggcatgttgatgctgaaAGCCTCTAGCTCTGGCCTGGAGCTTGGCAATTGTGTCTGGTCAATAAAGGGTCCGAGAGCAAGTATTACCTACTTGCCAAGCACCATGTTTGTGTCAGCCCATGCCTTAGATTGCGACTATAACTCTCTGAAGGAAAATGATGTCATTTTGTTTTCAGATTTCTCATCCTTGAATGACATGGATGAGAATAATGAGAATCTGGGTGAGAATGCAATGCTTTGTGATGACTCTGTGTTGAG GGATGGTGGTGTTGATGAGGATGAAGACGTCCAGTGCCTGTCTAAGAATGATGATATTGCAGAGGAGATTGAGAGAATCAGTTTCATATGCTCATGTATATCAGATGCAATTAAATCTGGAGGTTCTGTTTTAATACCAATAGGACGACTTGGGGTTATTCTTTTAATTTTGGAACATATATCAGAAACGTTACTTTCTTCCAACATGAAG GTACCCATATTTATGATTTCTGGCGCAGCAGAAAAAATAATATCCTTTACCAATGCTGTGCCAGAATGGCTATGTAAGCCACGCCAAGAAAAG CTATTCTCGAGGGAGGAGGAGGCATTATTCGGCCATGTGGAGCTTCTGAAGGAAGGCAGACTATTTCTGTTTCCTCATCTATATTCAAAGGGCCTGCT GGCAGCGTGGAAGGAGCCCTGCATTGTATTTTGTCCAGACTGGAGCCTTAGGCACAGCACAGCAGTCCATTTGCTTCGTCGGTGGCATGCAGATAAACGAAATCTTCTTATTTTGGAG GAAGGAGTTGATTCTGAGTTGACTCTTAAGCCTTTCATGCCTGTGGCAATCCAAGTTCTTGAATGTTCTTTCCTTTCTGGAATAAA GGTGCGGAAAGTCAATCCATTGCTGTCAGTTCTCAAACCGAAGCTCGTTCTG TTCCCTGAAGAACTGAAGTCGCGGTGTCCATCAAAGGAGGATGCCCCATGGTCATATCTGTACTACTCCAAGGGCAAAACCATGGAGATCCCAAACATACGGGAAGACTTCGAGGTGGGGCTTCCAACCGATTTTGCCTTTGGGTTGCAGCCTAGGCAGTTGGACAAGGCCATCGCCGTCGCGAGGCTGAGAGCAAAGCTCCATCTCAGCAACGGGCAGTACGTGCTGGTAGCAGCTCCAAAGGATCAGTCCGATCAGTCGATGCGGCAGCTGCTACACTGGGGAGCTGTGGATGCAGCCCGTCTGTTGTCGGCGTTGCAGGAGAAGGGGATCGCCTGTGCTTTCCCTGCAGACGACGATGATAGCTCGGCGGGCTGCGTGCGCTCGATTTTGATCACCAGTCCGGCAGAAGCTCTGGTGAAGATAACATCTGAAAAGACCATGATCTACTGCGACGATGAGAATACAACCAAGCAGATCTATGATGCTCTCAGCAGCGTTTGTAATGGGATCTAG